Proteins from one Deinococcus budaensis genomic window:
- a CDS encoding NfeD family protein: protein MLPSFESVQPWHWWVLGAVLLILEVAAPGIFFVWLALAAFSLGLVVFVVPLPVAVQLLLFAGLSLAAVLIGRHYVARLPVGGEEGGDLNQGASRFVGRTVTVTSAIENGVGRVRVGDSDWRATGPDLPAGATVRVIGADGATLQVEKTALEQALERGR from the coding sequence ATGCTCCCCAGCTTCGAGTCCGTGCAGCCGTGGCACTGGTGGGTGCTGGGCGCCGTCCTGCTGATTCTGGAGGTGGCCGCGCCCGGCATCTTCTTCGTGTGGCTGGCGCTGGCCGCCTTCAGCCTGGGGCTGGTCGTGTTCGTGGTGCCGCTGCCGGTGGCGGTGCAGCTGCTGCTGTTCGCGGGCCTGAGCCTGGCCGCCGTGCTGATCGGTCGCCACTACGTCGCCCGGCTGCCGGTCGGCGGTGAGGAGGGCGGGGATCTCAACCAGGGGGCCTCGCGCTTCGTGGGCCGCACCGTCACCGTGACCAGCGCCATCGAGAACGGCGTGGGCCGCGTGCGGGTGGGTGACAGCGACTGGCGCGCGACTGGCCCCGACCTCCCCGCCGGGGCGACCGTGCGGGTGATCGGCGCCGACGGGGCGACCTTGCAGGTGGAGAAGACGGCGCTGGAACAGGCGCTGGAGCGCGGGCGCTGA
- a CDS encoding SPFH domain-containing protein — MGFTIFVVVLLLLVVVTLLAGVKSVPQGYEWTQERFGKFQRTLKPGLNLIIPYIDRIGRKMNMMEQVLDVPSQEVITKDNALVTVDAVVFYQVLDAAKASYEVRNLEVATLNLTMTNIRTVMGGMDLDELLSNRDQINARLLLVVDEATAPWGIKATRIEVKDIRPPADLVASMARQMKAEREKRANILDAEGFRQAAILKADGEKQAEILNAEGRRQAAFLEAEARERSAQAEAEATRMVSEAIAAGNVQAINYFVAQRYVDALKEIASAPNQKTLILPLEATAMLGSLQGIAEVAREAFGSGSARTAAPSMSSSAVPVGTRRG, encoded by the coding sequence GAATGGACCCAGGAGAGGTTCGGCAAGTTCCAGCGCACCCTCAAGCCGGGCCTCAACCTGATCATTCCCTACATCGACCGCATCGGGCGCAAGATGAACATGATGGAGCAGGTCCTCGACGTGCCCTCGCAGGAGGTCATCACCAAGGACAACGCGCTGGTGACGGTGGACGCGGTGGTCTTCTACCAGGTGCTCGACGCGGCCAAGGCCAGCTACGAGGTCCGCAACCTGGAGGTGGCGACCCTCAACCTCACCATGACCAACATCCGCACCGTGATGGGCGGCATGGACCTCGACGAGCTGCTCTCGAACCGCGACCAGATCAATGCCCGGCTGCTGCTGGTGGTGGACGAGGCGACCGCACCCTGGGGCATCAAGGCCACCCGCATCGAGGTCAAGGACATCCGGCCGCCCGCCGACCTGGTCGCCTCGATGGCCCGCCAGATGAAGGCCGAGCGCGAGAAGCGCGCCAATATCCTCGACGCCGAGGGCTTCCGGCAGGCCGCGATCCTCAAGGCCGACGGCGAGAAGCAGGCCGAGATCCTCAACGCCGAGGGCCGCCGCCAGGCCGCCTTTCTGGAGGCCGAAGCCAGAGAGCGCAGCGCCCAGGCCGAGGCCGAGGCCACCCGCATGGTCAGCGAGGCCATCGCGGCGGGCAATGTGCAGGCGATCAACTACTTCGTCGCGCAGCGCTACGTGGACGCCCTCAAGGAAATCGCCAGCGCCCCCAACCAGAAGACCTTGATCCTGCCGCTGGAGGCGACCGCCATGCTGGGCAGCCTCCAGGGCATCGCGGAGGTGGCGCGCGAGGCGTTTGGCAGCGGCAGCGCGCGCACGGCGGCCCCCTCCATGTCCTCGTCGGCCGTTCCGGTCGGCACGCGCCGGGGGTAG
- the rpsI gene encoding 30S ribosomal protein S9 has translation MAIQQVEQFYGTGRRKAAIARVFLRPGEGKIIVNGKEFQTYFRGLLRAVHALQAFRETGTAGRYDAVITVTGGGPSGQADAIKLGIARALLKVNPDFRAQMKPKGLLTRDPREVERKKYGLKKARRAPQFSKR, from the coding sequence ATGGCGATTCAGCAAGTTGAGCAGTTCTACGGCACCGGCCGCCGCAAGGCCGCCATCGCGCGCGTGTTCCTGCGCCCCGGCGAGGGCAAGATCATCGTGAACGGCAAGGAGTTCCAGACCTACTTCCGGGGCCTGCTGCGCGCCGTCCACGCCCTTCAGGCGTTCCGCGAGACCGGCACTGCCGGGCGCTACGACGCCGTCATCACCGTGACCGGCGGCGGCCCCAGCGGCCAGGCCGACGCGATCAAGCTGGGCATCGCCCGCGCGCTGCTGAAGGTCAACCCCGACTTCCGCGCCCAGATGAAGCCCAAGGGCCTGCTGACCCGCGACCCCCGCGAGGTCGAGCGCAAGAAGTACGGCCTGAAAAAGGCCCGCCGCGCGCCCCAGTTCAGCAAGCGCTGA
- a CDS encoding alpha/beta hydrolase-fold protein, with protein sequence MSWQPYAARPDSTVTGTLLQWEGVADEHHAARTLLAWLPPSYAAEPGRRYPAVYFHDGQNVFDAATGFSGEWGADETLTRLAQEGLEAVAVGIPNGGERRFHEYSAAPTPELPDLGGGGADDYVAFLSETVKPLVDGSLRTLPGPDSTVVIGSSMGGLVSLHALLTRPDVFGHAGVMSPAFWTAPVEAFTRVQTSPTPTGRIWLDIGGREGPGEPERQRAYWQDAHAMRDLLLDKGMGERLRFVADPQGTHHESAWAERLPGALRFLLGEE encoded by the coding sequence GTGAGCTGGCAGCCCTACGCGGCGAGGCCGGACAGCACCGTGACGGGCACGCTCCTCCAGTGGGAGGGGGTGGCAGACGAACACCACGCCGCCCGCACCCTGCTTGCCTGGCTGCCGCCCTCGTACGCCGCTGAGCCAGGGCGCCGTTACCCGGCCGTCTACTTCCACGACGGCCAGAACGTCTTCGACGCGGCGACGGGCTTCAGCGGCGAGTGGGGCGCGGACGAGACGCTGACCCGGCTCGCGCAGGAGGGCCTGGAGGCCGTCGCGGTCGGCATCCCCAACGGCGGCGAGCGGAGATTCCACGAGTACAGCGCCGCCCCCACTCCCGAGTTGCCGGACCTGGGCGGGGGCGGCGCGGACGACTACGTCGCCTTTTTGTCGGAAACGGTCAAGCCGCTGGTGGACGGCAGCCTGCGGACCCTTCCCGGCCCGGACAGCACGGTCGTGATCGGCTCCAGCATGGGCGGCCTGGTGAGCCTGCACGCCCTGCTGACCCGCCCGGACGTGTTCGGGCACGCCGGGGTGATGAGTCCGGCCTTCTGGACGGCGCCCGTCGAAGCCTTTACCCGCGTGCAGACCAGCCCCACCCCCACGGGGCGAATCTGGCTCGACATCGGCGGGCGGGAAGGCCCCGGCGAGCCTGAGCGCCAGCGCGCCTACTGGCAAGACGCCCACGCCATGCGCGACCTGCTGCTGGACAAGGGGATGGGCGAGCGGTTGCGCTTCGTGGCCGACCCCCAGGGGACGCACCACGAATCGGCGTGGGCGGAGCGGTTGCCGGGGGCGCTCAGGTTTTTGCTGGGGGAGGAGTGA
- the aroB gene encoding 3-dehydroquinate synthase: MRRIEVGGQRAYPVTVGPGLLAGVRVPESQVALIHPADLPPAFVAAAQAALSPLVTVEVPARDDCKTLAVYADVLSRLAAANLPRDGAVVGLGGGAATDLAGFVAASHLRGVAFYTLPTTLLGMVDAAVGGKTGVNLPEGKNLVGAFWPPRAVWCDTDTLGTLPPEVFREGAAEVYKHGLIADPSLLARVLSPDFRPGGPHLEPTLADAVRVKADVVTRDPTEQGERAFLNFGHTLAHALEAATLHAVPHGEAVGYGMHYAARLSRALGGADLTGHTLAFLRWQRPRPLPALAFDDVWPYMARDKKADSEGVRFVLLHDLARPYLSRVPEDVLRREYGGWQADLSPLLMAP; encoded by the coding sequence GTGCGTCGGATTGAGGTCGGCGGCCAGCGAGCCTACCCGGTGACGGTCGGCCCCGGCCTGCTCGCGGGGGTGCGGGTGCCCGAATCACAGGTCGCGCTGATCCACCCGGCGGACCTGCCCCCGGCGTTCGTGGCGGCGGCGCAGGCGGCCCTGTCTCCCCTGGTGACCGTCGAGGTGCCGGCCCGGGACGATTGCAAGACGCTGGCGGTGTATGCGGACGTGCTCTCGCGGCTGGCGGCGGCGAACCTCCCCCGGGACGGGGCGGTGGTCGGGCTGGGCGGCGGCGCGGCGACCGACCTCGCGGGCTTCGTGGCGGCAAGCCACCTGCGCGGGGTCGCCTTTTACACCCTGCCCACCACCTTGCTGGGCATGGTGGACGCGGCGGTGGGCGGCAAGACGGGCGTGAACCTGCCCGAGGGCAAGAATCTGGTCGGCGCCTTCTGGCCGCCGCGCGCCGTGTGGTGCGACACCGACACCCTGGGCACCCTGCCCCCCGAAGTCTTCCGCGAGGGCGCCGCCGAGGTGTACAAACACGGATTGATCGCGGACCCCAGCCTGCTGGCCCGCGTCCTCTCGCCCGACTTCCGGCCCGGTGGCCCCCATCTGGAACCCACCCTCGCGGACGCCGTCCGGGTCAAGGCGGACGTGGTGACCCGCGACCCGACCGAGCAGGGCGAGCGTGCCTTTCTCAACTTCGGCCACACGCTGGCGCACGCGCTGGAGGCCGCGACCCTTCACGCGGTCCCGCACGGCGAGGCGGTCGGGTACGGGATGCACTACGCGGCGCGGCTCAGCCGGGCGCTGGGCGGCGCGGACCTGACCGGGCACACCCTGGCCTTCTTGCGCTGGCAGCGGCCCCGGCCCCTTCCGGCCCTCGCGTTCGACGACGTGTGGCCCTACATGGCCCGCGACAAAAAGGCCGATTCGGAAGGCGTGCGCTTTGTGCTGCTGCATGACCTCGCGCGGCCCTACCTGAGCCGGGTGCCGGAGGACGTGCTGCGGCGGGAGTACGGCGGCTGGCAGGCCGACCTCTCGCCCCTTCTCATGGCCCCCTGA
- a CDS encoding shikimate kinase yields the protein MPVTLPGGLSSRLSPMNGSGLIERPVTWVALAGFMGTGKSRVGWELSRALALHFVDTDKLITRVVGKTIPEVFAQEGEGYFRACESEVVERVTRLDHAVVSLGGGTFIHEANRRRLLERGPVVVLWATPETVYQRTRHSERPLLKTPDPLARIRTLMDEREPLYRQGTIHVHSDGRPAEEIVAEVVERLWAWADADAAWEGETDPGRVPELADRASD from the coding sequence GTGCCCGTCACGCTGCCCGGGGGGCTTTCCTCTAGACTGTCCCCCATGAACGGGTCCGGCCTGATCGAGCGTCCCGTCACCTGGGTGGCGCTGGCGGGCTTTATGGGCACCGGCAAGAGCCGCGTGGGCTGGGAACTCTCGCGGGCGCTGGCGCTGCATTTCGTGGACACCGACAAGCTGATCACCCGGGTCGTCGGCAAGACCATCCCGGAAGTCTTTGCGCAGGAGGGCGAGGGCTACTTCCGCGCCTGCGAGTCGGAGGTGGTCGAGCGGGTGACCCGGCTGGACCACGCGGTCGTGAGCCTGGGGGGCGGCACCTTCATCCACGAGGCCAACCGCCGCCGGTTGCTGGAACGTGGCCCCGTCGTGGTGCTGTGGGCCACCCCCGAGACCGTCTACCAGCGCACCCGCCACTCCGAGCGCCCGCTGCTCAAGACCCCCGATCCCCTCGCGCGGATCCGCACCCTGATGGATGAACGCGAGCCGCTCTACCGCCAGGGTACGATCCACGTCCACAGCGACGGCCGCCCCGCCGAGGAGATCGTGGCGGAGGTCGTCGAGCGCCTGTGGGCCTGGGCCGACGCGGACGCCGCCTGGGAGGGCGAGACGGACCCCGGGCGGGTGCCCGAACTGGCGGACCGTGCGTCGGATTGA
- the rplM gene encoding 50S ribosomal protein L13: MKTFVPKNDEQNWIVVDAANVPLGRLATLIASRIRGKHRPDFTPNIIQGDFVVVLNAAQVALTGGKLDGKVYTRYTGYQGGLKTETAREALKKHPERVIEHAVFGMLPKGRQGRAMHSRLKVYAGETHPHAAQKPQKLEVR, from the coding sequence GTGAAAACCTTTGTTCCCAAAAACGACGAGCAGAACTGGATCGTGGTGGACGCGGCGAACGTGCCGCTCGGCCGCCTGGCGACCCTGATCGCCAGCCGCATTCGTGGCAAGCACCGCCCCGACTTTACGCCCAACATCATCCAGGGCGACTTCGTGGTCGTGCTCAACGCCGCGCAGGTCGCGCTGACCGGCGGCAAGCTCGACGGCAAGGTGTACACCCGCTACACCGGCTACCAGGGCGGCCTCAAGACCGAAACCGCCCGCGAGGCGCTGAAAAAGCACCCCGAGCGCGTGATCGAGCACGCCGTGTTCGGCATGCTGCCCAAGGGCCGCCAGGGCCGCGCGATGCACAGCCGCCTGAAGGTCTACGCGGGCGAGACGCACCCCCACGCAGCCCAGAAGCCCCAGAAGCTCGAGGTCCGGTAA
- the aroQ gene encoding type II 3-dehydroquinate dehydratase: MILVLNGPNLNRLGLREPGVYGSQTLEDLERLCEEWGAELGVPVTCRQNNYEGQLLEWIQDAEAHGFSGIVLNPGALTHYSYALRDAIAGQPLPVVEVHISNVDAREEFRHRSVTAAVCKGKISGLGLLGYRLALEALTEGTA, from the coding sequence ATGATTCTCGTCCTGAACGGCCCGAATCTGAACCGCCTCGGCCTGCGCGAACCCGGCGTGTACGGCTCGCAGACGCTCGAAGACCTGGAGCGGCTGTGTGAGGAATGGGGCGCGGAACTCGGCGTGCCCGTCACCTGCCGTCAGAACAATTACGAGGGGCAATTGCTGGAGTGGATTCAGGACGCGGAAGCCCACGGCTTCAGCGGCATCGTGCTCAATCCCGGTGCGCTGACCCACTATTCCTACGCCCTGCGCGACGCGATCGCCGGGCAGCCCCTCCCGGTGGTCGAGGTCCACATCTCCAACGTGGACGCCCGCGAGGAGTTCCGGCACCGGTCCGTGACAGCGGCGGTCTGCAAGGGGAAAATCAGCGGCCTGGGCTTGCTGGGCTACCGGCTGGCGCTGGAAGCCCTGACCGAGGGGACCGCGTGA